The following coding sequences are from one Lysinibacillus sp. FSL W8-0992 window:
- a CDS encoding ABC transporter ATP-binding protein — translation MSYIVIEGLHKKYEQTTVLSNIEMTIEKGQFITLLGPSGCGKSTILRIVAGLTDATAGKIQIEGKNMGGIQPKERQVGMVFQSYALFPNMTVKENIAFGLRMQKINNAEVEHRVQEILAIVHLTEKANAYPKELSGGQQQRVALARALIVRPKVLLLDEPLSALDAQIRKKLQSDLRAIQRQLGMTMILVTHDQDEAMAVSDKIFVMSNGEIAQSGTPTEIYTNPKSEFIANFIGHYNVFPRQVLETMIGTKLPGNSGKFAIRPEAVHVEMKDGDFCLLGVATQSLMSGNIIRTTLEGDFTFTMEQLHQRGQTLELGKNYKCYVAKEDVIALS, via the coding sequence ATGAGCTATATTGTAATTGAAGGACTTCATAAAAAATATGAACAAACAACTGTCTTATCAAATATCGAAATGACAATTGAAAAAGGTCAATTTATTACACTTTTAGGGCCAAGTGGCTGTGGGAAAAGTACTATTTTAAGAATTGTTGCGGGCCTAACGGATGCAACAGCAGGAAAAATACAAATTGAAGGAAAAAATATGGGCGGCATCCAGCCGAAAGAGCGCCAGGTCGGGATGGTATTTCAATCCTACGCACTATTTCCGAACATGACCGTCAAAGAAAATATTGCGTTTGGCTTGCGAATGCAAAAAATAAATAATGCAGAAGTGGAGCATCGTGTGCAGGAAATTCTAGCGATCGTGCATTTGACAGAAAAGGCGAATGCATATCCAAAGGAATTGTCTGGTGGTCAACAGCAACGAGTAGCGCTTGCACGCGCACTCATTGTACGACCTAAAGTGTTGCTTTTAGATGAGCCGCTAAGTGCGCTTGATGCGCAAATACGCAAAAAATTACAGAGCGATTTACGTGCGATCCAACGACAGCTTGGGATGACAATGATTTTAGTAACCCATGATCAGGATGAAGCTATGGCTGTATCAGACAAAATATTTGTTATGAGCAATGGGGAAATTGCGCAAAGCGGCACACCGACAGAAATTTATACGAATCCGAAAAGTGAATTTATTGCAAATTTCATTGGTCATTATAATGTTTTTCCACGACAAGTGTTAGAGACGATGATCGGAACGAAATTGCCTGGAAATAGTGGGAAGTTTGCCATTCGACCAGAAGCTGTTCATGTCGAGATGAAGGATGGAGACTTTTGTCTTTTAGGTGTAGCGACACAGTCGTTAATGAGTGGTAACATCATTCGTACAACTTTAGAAGGCGACTTTACATTTACAATGGAACAGTTACAT
- a CDS encoding ABC transporter permease, with the protein MKKRNFANSVFLLLMLYLLLPIVATMLYAFSSKWHKTVFPEGLTFKWLATLFQDAAFMQAFGRSVLLSGGAVAIALFVIVPAIFVIVLYFPKYEKWIQVAVVMVYSFPGIILAVGLIRVYSTIGVPMILVVLGAYVIGILPYIYQGTRNSLRNIDAKQLLDAAQLLGSTKRQAFTKILLPTVYPGLFAGALLSFSVLFGEFVLINLVVGSRFETVQIYLMKKLSTSGHIASAVVFIYIVLMGLLTFAIAILTNRSKGATNV; encoded by the coding sequence ATGAAAAAAAGAAATTTTGCTAATAGCGTTTTCCTCCTTTTAATGTTGTATTTGCTATTGCCGATAGTAGCGACAATGCTTTATGCCTTTTCATCCAAGTGGCATAAAACAGTTTTTCCCGAGGGATTGACATTTAAGTGGCTTGCTACACTGTTCCAGGATGCAGCATTTATGCAGGCATTTGGACGTTCGGTCTTGCTTTCTGGAGGTGCAGTCGCCATTGCATTATTCGTCATTGTGCCTGCGATATTTGTCATTGTTTTATATTTTCCAAAGTATGAAAAATGGATTCAAGTGGCAGTCGTTATGGTGTATTCATTTCCTGGAATAATTTTAGCCGTTGGATTGATCCGCGTATATTCAACAATAGGTGTACCGATGATTTTGGTCGTATTGGGCGCCTATGTGATTGGTATTTTGCCATATATATATCAAGGGACTCGCAATAGCTTGCGTAATATAGATGCAAAGCAACTGTTAGACGCGGCACAATTATTAGGTTCAACTAAAAGGCAGGCATTTACGAAAATACTGTTACCAACCGTTTATCCAGGCTTGTTCGCTGGCGCGTTATTATCGTTTTCAGTGCTCTTTGGAGAATTTGTACTAATTAATTTAGTAGTCGGCTCGCGCTTTGAAACTGTACAAATTTATTTAATGAAAAAGCTAAGTACAAGTGGTCATATTGCCAGTGCGGTCGTCTTTATTTATATCGTTCTAATGGGCTTATTAACTTTCGCTATTGCGATATTAACGAATCGTTCGAAAGGTGCGACAAATGTATGA
- a CDS encoding ABC transporter permease translates to MVVLISKRQSFAWLTPFLLLVMLFFLVPLLYMLVTSFSNSEGFTLAQYKSVLTNNYILQGFKNSVTLSVISAVVALIVTLFAVHAIMHFSQPVREKILIITNLTSNFSGIPLAFAFIVLLGNSGLFTLLFEKWEIGALSSFSLYSWSGLLLIYIYFQLPLALMLLYPIYDGIQQQWKEAAALLGASTFQFWIKIGIPVMLPGIVGTFSVLFANAMGAYASAYALTSSNYNLVAIRIGALIKGDIFAQPELASAIAVLLAVTMVTAMLISEWSIKKTRGKL, encoded by the coding sequence GTGGTAGTTTTGATATCTAAGAGGCAATCTTTTGCCTGGCTTACACCTTTCCTGTTACTTGTAATGTTATTTTTCCTAGTGCCATTACTGTACATGCTCGTTACGAGCTTTAGTAATAGCGAAGGATTTACGTTAGCGCAATATAAATCCGTATTAACGAATAATTATATTTTACAAGGATTTAAAAATAGTGTGACGTTATCTGTCATTTCGGCAGTAGTTGCGCTAATCGTTACGTTGTTTGCAGTTCATGCGATTATGCACTTTTCGCAGCCTGTACGGGAGAAAATTTTAATAATAACAAATTTAACTTCAAATTTTTCAGGTATTCCTTTAGCTTTTGCGTTTATTGTCTTGCTTGGTAATAGTGGACTATTTACGTTGCTATTTGAAAAATGGGAAATAGGTGCATTATCGTCCTTTTCCCTTTATAGCTGGAGTGGTTTATTGCTCATTTATATTTATTTTCAACTGCCGTTAGCGTTAATGCTGCTGTATCCGATTTATGATGGTATACAGCAGCAATGGAAGGAAGCGGCTGCGCTTTTAGGTGCATCGACTTTTCAATTTTGGATAAAAATTGGTATTCCCGTTATGTTACCAGGTATTGTTGGAACCTTTAGCGTGTTATTTGCCAATGCAATGGGTGCTTATGCATCTGCATACGCCTTAACTAGTAGTAATTATAATTTAGTTGCTATACGAATTGGAGCACTGATTAAGGGAGATATTTTTGCTCAACCCGAGTTGGCAAGTGCCATTGCAGTATTGCTGGCAGTAACGATGGTGACCGCAATGCTAATAAGTGAATGGAGCATAAAGAAAACAAGGGGGAAATTGTAA
- a CDS encoding alkaline phosphatase family protein — protein sequence MPNKKVALIVIDALRFDTACTHMGFMQHLVERNIASRFEVRSEVPSLSRPLYETILTGTPPIVHGVTSNMTVRLSTQSSLFHLAKTNGLSTAAAAYYWVSELYNRSPFQHMEDRLQFETKLPIENGLFYFEDHYPDSHLFADAAWLMDQKQPDFLYIHPMNVDDDGHKFTANSAQYRNRILAVDALLSLFIPKCMAQGYEVIVTADHGMTSDGNHGGSTTEDRHVPMFVISQAVKAGIKDGVVSQLQVAPLCCHLMNIEPSEEMVPLLLEGVQTLQQTN from the coding sequence ATGCCAAATAAAAAAGTCGCTCTTATTGTCATCGATGCACTTCGATTTGATACGGCATGTACACACATGGGATTTATGCAACATTTAGTAGAACGTAATATAGCTTCGCGTTTCGAGGTCCGTTCTGAAGTACCGTCTTTATCGAGACCTTTATATGAAACTATTTTAACGGGCACACCACCAATCGTTCATGGTGTAACGAGTAATATGACGGTGCGCTTATCGACACAAAGTAGTTTATTTCATTTAGCGAAAACGAATGGTCTTTCTACAGCAGCAGCAGCTTATTATTGGGTCAGTGAGCTTTATAATCGCTCGCCATTTCAGCATATGGAGGACCGTTTACAATTCGAGACAAAGCTTCCGATTGAGAATGGCTTGTTCTATTTTGAAGATCATTACCCTGACAGTCATTTATTTGCGGATGCAGCGTGGTTAATGGATCAAAAACAACCAGATTTCTTATATATTCACCCGATGAATGTAGATGATGATGGGCATAAGTTTACAGCAAACTCAGCGCAATATCGTAATCGCATATTGGCTGTGGATGCACTATTGTCGCTATTTATTCCAAAATGTATGGCACAAGGGTACGAAGTGATTGTAACGGCAGATCATGGGATGACAAGTGATGGCAATCATGGCGGGTCAACGACTGAGGATCGGCATGTACCTATGTTTGTAATTTCCCAAGCTGTTAAAGCAGGTATAAAAGATGGCGTGGTGTCTCAGCTACAAGTAGCACCTCTCTGTTGTCATTTAATGAATATAGAGCCTTCTGAGGAGATGGTTCCACTATTATTAGAGGGTGTACAAACATTACAACAAACTAATTAA